A stretch of the Agromyces larvae genome encodes the following:
- a CDS encoding flavin reductase family protein: MLVNDQCGRAGTGQSQQGYREQADMKGVVAMGVTDVAVDTTIDVAVAEIDEPGLDSTRFKLAFRNHAAGVAVVTADPGSGPVALTATSVFSVSAEPPLLVFSLSRMSSSTPFILAAETVVVHLLRSEDLALARLCSMSGADRFADTTAWERLDTGEPRFHSAHTWVRGRIVHLLDAGGSVVVVVHALEASTPGESDAESVHPLVYHNRQWHELSEISRIGE; encoded by the coding sequence ATGCTCGTCAACGATCAGTGCGGCCGAGCCGGGACCGGGCAGTCCCAACAGGGGTATAGGGAGCAGGCAGACATGAAGGGAGTGGTTGCGATGGGGGTTACTGATGTCGCGGTCGATACGACCATCGATGTGGCAGTTGCGGAGATCGACGAGCCCGGTCTCGATTCCACGCGGTTCAAGCTCGCATTCAGGAATCATGCTGCTGGCGTCGCCGTCGTCACCGCCGACCCTGGGAGCGGGCCGGTCGCGCTGACCGCGACATCGGTCTTCTCGGTGAGTGCCGAGCCTCCCCTGCTGGTGTTCTCGTTGTCCCGGATGTCCTCATCGACTCCGTTCATCCTTGCGGCAGAGACTGTCGTGGTGCACCTGCTTCGTAGCGAGGATCTCGCGCTCGCCCGGCTCTGTTCGATGAGCGGCGCCGATCGGTTCGCAGACACGACAGCCTGGGAAAGGCTCGACACCGGGGAGCCGCGGTTCCACTCGGCGCATACCTGGGTTCGCGGACGTATCGTTCATCTCCTGGACGCCGGCGGTTCCGTCGTGGTCGTCGTTCACGCTTTGGAGGCGAGCACTCCCGGCGAGAGTGACGCAGAGTCCGTGCATCCGCTCGTCTACCACAACCGCCAATGGCACGAACTCAGCGAGATCTCGCGTATCGGGGAATAG
- the acpS gene encoding holo-ACP synthase yields MGTDRVTQREVQVRVGCDVQSIIDIREGLVDFGDRYLRRILSDAERASIVGDVTDASVVRYTAGRFAAKEAVFKILRWGPEQAFGWPDIEILADTVGAPTVRLTAPAEALALGEGIEEISVSISHATPFAFAVATALVATRRSAAVGSGVDE; encoded by the coding sequence ATGGGCACGGACAGGGTGACGCAACGGGAGGTCCAGGTGAGGGTCGGGTGCGATGTGCAGAGCATCATCGACATCCGCGAAGGTTTGGTCGATTTCGGAGACCGATATCTCCGACGCATTCTGAGCGACGCGGAGCGAGCGTCGATCGTCGGCGATGTGACCGATGCATCCGTCGTCCGCTACACGGCTGGCCGGTTTGCGGCGAAGGAGGCGGTGTTCAAGATCCTCCGATGGGGCCCTGAGCAGGCGTTCGGCTGGCCCGACATCGAGATTCTGGCGGATACCGTGGGCGCGCCGACCGTCCGGCTGACCGCACCGGCGGAGGCGCTCGCCCTCGGAGAGGGCATCGAGGAGATCTCGGTCTCGATCAGCCACGCGACGCCATTCGCATTCGCGGTCGCGACGGCGCTTGTCGCAACTCGGAGGTCGGCGGCGGTGGGGTCGGGTGTCGACGAGTAG
- a CDS encoding acyl carrier protein has translation MSNSIDERIRKVLAEYARTQIPIIELSDDADLYQAGFTSHASVNVMLALEDAFEVEFPDELLRKSTFQSVAAIREALESLGVLDAVL, from the coding sequence ATGAGCAATTCCATCGACGAAAGGATCCGCAAGGTTCTCGCAGAATACGCGAGGACGCAGATTCCGATCATCGAACTCAGCGATGACGCCGATCTCTATCAGGCCGGCTTCACCTCGCACGCGAGCGTCAACGTCATGCTCGCCCTCGAGGACGCATTCGAGGTTGAGTTCCCCGATGAACTCCTCCGCAAGTCCACCTTCCAGTCCGTCGCGGCCATCCGCGAGGCACTCGAGTCCCTCGGCGTACTCGACGCGGTTCTCTGA
- a CDS encoding VanZ family protein, translated as MHSPSSWVSRKLLTVALVVYVGGALAVLLVPTIGTAFGSVYSWFFNVVGWHWMRPSYLDVPANVLLFVPIGFLAVAWFERFWCGFAIAVALSVGAEFAQILLPARDANPRDILSNALGACLGAVLATVLLRRKTMSTARSE; from the coding sequence TTGCACAGCCCGTCGTCCTGGGTCAGCCGCAAGCTGCTGACCGTCGCGCTGGTCGTCTACGTCGGCGGCGCGCTCGCGGTGCTCCTCGTGCCCACGATCGGAACGGCGTTCGGCAGTGTGTACAGTTGGTTCTTCAATGTCGTCGGCTGGCATTGGATGCGCCCGTCCTACCTGGACGTTCCCGCCAACGTGCTCTTGTTCGTCCCCATCGGCTTCCTGGCGGTCGCGTGGTTCGAGCGGTTCTGGTGCGGCTTCGCGATCGCTGTCGCCCTCTCGGTGGGTGCCGAGTTCGCCCAGATCCTGCTCCCCGCCCGCGACGCCAACCCTCGGGACATCCTGAGCAATGCTCTCGGTGCCTGCCTCGGTGCGGTCCTGGCGACGGTACTGCTGCGTCGGAAGACGATGAGTACGGCGCGGTCGGAATGA
- a CDS encoding malate dehydrogenase — protein MAATTPVTITITGAGGQIGYALLFRIASGAMLGDDLPVRLRLLEIPQGLRAAEGAALELQDAAFPLLRGVEITDDAAVGFEGANVALLVGARPRGPGMERGDLLAANGGIFGPQGRAINDHAADDVRVVVVGNPANTNALIAQANAPDVPADRFTALTRLDHNRALGQLAAAVDSPVGEIRDVTIWGNHSATQFPDVSHATAGGDPVLGVLAARLGGADAAHEWLVDEFIPRVAKRGAEIIEVRGSSSVASAASATIDHVHDWVLGTGERGWTSAAVVSDGSYGVPEGLVSSFPVTSDGTGWRIVPGLELDEFARHRIEASVAELEDERSAVRDLGLVP, from the coding sequence ATGGCTGCCACGACACCGGTCACGATCACCATCACGGGCGCCGGAGGCCAGATCGGCTACGCGCTGCTGTTCCGCATCGCGTCGGGCGCGATGCTCGGCGACGACCTACCGGTGCGATTGCGGCTGCTCGAGATCCCGCAGGGGCTGCGCGCGGCCGAGGGCGCGGCGCTCGAGCTGCAGGATGCCGCGTTCCCGCTGCTGCGCGGCGTGGAGATCACCGACGATGCCGCGGTCGGGTTCGAGGGGGCGAACGTGGCGCTGCTGGTCGGCGCGCGACCGCGCGGCCCCGGCATGGAGCGCGGCGATCTGCTCGCCGCGAACGGCGGCATCTTCGGTCCGCAGGGCCGCGCGATCAACGACCATGCCGCCGACGACGTGCGCGTCGTGGTCGTCGGCAACCCCGCGAACACGAACGCGCTCATCGCGCAGGCGAACGCGCCGGATGTCCCGGCCGACCGGTTCACCGCCCTCACCCGTCTCGACCACAACCGCGCGCTCGGCCAGCTCGCGGCCGCGGTCGACAGCCCGGTCGGCGAGATCCGGGACGTCACGATCTGGGGCAACCACTCGGCGACCCAGTTCCCGGATGTCTCGCACGCGACCGCGGGCGGCGATCCGGTGCTCGGGGTGCTCGCGGCACGGCTCGGCGGCGCCGATGCCGCCCACGAGTGGCTCGTCGACGAGTTCATCCCTCGGGTCGCGAAGCGCGGCGCCGAGATCATCGAGGTGCGCGGTTCGTCGTCGGTCGCGTCGGCGGCATCGGCGACGATCGATCACGTGCACGATTGGGTGCTCGGCACCGGCGAGCGCGGGTGGACGAGCGCGGCGGTGGTGTCGGATGGCTCGTACGGCGTGCCCGAGGGCCTCGTGTCGTCGTTCCCGGTGACGAGCGACGGTACGGGTTGGCGCATCGTGCCGGGGCTCGAGCTCGACGAGTTCGCGCGGCACCGGATCGAGGCATCCGTCGCCGAACTCGAGGACGAGCGCAGCGCGGTGCGCGACCTCGGCCTCGTGCCCTGA
- the sfnG gene encoding dimethylsulfone monooxygenase SfnG produces MSQNSLIHEPLKFAYWVPNVSGGLVVSNIEQRTDWSYDYNVRLAQTAERVGFEYALSQVRYLSSYGAAQQHESTSISLALLLATEKLKVIAAVHPGLWEPAVLAKFILTADQFSKGRAAVNVVSGWFKDEYTKLALPWLEHDERYRRSAEFIEVLRGLWTQENFEFAGDFYRVDDFTLRPGPYPVEGRAHPEIFQGGNSTAARFNGGAHADWYFSNGKDFDGFTEQYDDVTRIAAEHGRTVRFGLNGFAIVRDTEAEAREQLREIIAQADEASVEGFRRSVQQAGPSTHDKKGMWADSTFEDLVQYNDGFRTQLIGEPEQVARRIIAYKQRGVNLLLLGFLHFIEEVERFGTEVIPIVRELEAELDRTGAVDPVAV; encoded by the coding sequence GTGTCGCAGAACAGCCTGATCCACGAGCCGCTGAAGTTCGCCTACTGGGTGCCGAACGTCTCGGGCGGGCTCGTGGTGTCGAACATCGAGCAGCGCACCGACTGGTCCTACGACTACAACGTGCGGCTGGCGCAGACCGCCGAGCGCGTCGGCTTCGAGTACGCGCTCTCGCAGGTGCGCTACCTGTCGAGCTACGGCGCGGCGCAGCAGCACGAGTCGACGTCGATCTCGCTGGCCCTCCTGCTCGCGACCGAGAAGCTGAAGGTCATCGCGGCCGTGCACCCGGGGCTCTGGGAGCCGGCCGTGCTCGCGAAGTTCATCCTCACCGCCGACCAGTTCTCGAAGGGCCGCGCCGCGGTCAACGTCGTGAGCGGCTGGTTCAAGGACGAGTACACGAAGCTCGCCCTGCCGTGGCTCGAGCACGACGAACGCTACCGTCGGTCGGCGGAGTTCATCGAGGTGCTGCGCGGGCTCTGGACGCAGGAGAACTTCGAGTTCGCGGGCGACTTCTACCGCGTCGACGACTTCACGCTGCGCCCCGGGCCGTACCCCGTCGAAGGCCGCGCCCACCCCGAGATCTTCCAGGGCGGCAACTCGACCGCCGCGCGGTTCAACGGCGGCGCGCACGCCGACTGGTACTTCTCGAACGGCAAGGACTTCGACGGCTTCACCGAGCAGTACGACGACGTCACCCGCATCGCCGCCGAGCACGGGCGCACCGTGCGGTTCGGCCTCAACGGGTTCGCGATCGTGCGCGACACCGAAGCCGAGGCGCGCGAGCAGTTGCGCGAGATCATCGCCCAGGCCGACGAGGCATCGGTCGAGGGGTTCCGCCGCTCGGTGCAGCAGGCCGGCCCCTCCACGCACGACAAGAAGGGCATGTGGGCCGACTCCACCTTCGAAGACCTGGTGCAGTACAACGACGGGTTCCGCACCCAGCTCATCGGCGAACCCGAGCAGGTCGCCCGGCGCATCATCGCGTACAAGCAGCGCGGGGTGAACCTCCTCCTGCTCGGCTTCCTGCACTTCATCGAGGAGGTCGAGCGGTTCGGCACCGAAGTGATCCCGATCGTGCGCGAACTCGAGGCCGAACTCGACCGCACGGGGGCCGTCGACCCGGTCGCCGTCTGA
- a CDS encoding acyl-CoA dehydrogenase family protein has protein sequence MTDIALAQPHTAETPGERLLTIAERVGKEVAGPAAYDVDREARFPSEAFDALKKEGVLTALVPVELGGMGATLTDISNAIRVLARYCSATGAALAMHTIEIFLLLKYGTTPALRALLSEIVDKQLLIANANSEAGLGGDVMRSIAALEPDGDGWRLDKQSYAVSYGLSADLIACTARRNPDAAETDQVSVLFRAAKFSLDPTSGWDTLGLRGTCSTGIHLTGHVTDDDIFPVPFADIANGGGGQLRHVLLTAVWTGLAEAALEEAHAAVRVSARRSIGKTPMSAMRLAEMAADVQAARSTLAEALRRVEAAAAADDLENIDLIMTLRNVKVITTTTAVHTATKALQICSINGFRRGKEYRLERVIRDAHGGLIMVGNDRYLDENAEMLAVRKSI, from the coding sequence ATGACAGACATCGCACTGGCGCAGCCGCACACCGCGGAAACGCCCGGAGAACGACTTCTCACGATCGCCGAACGTGTCGGCAAGGAGGTCGCCGGTCCGGCGGCCTACGATGTCGACCGCGAGGCGCGCTTTCCATCCGAAGCATTCGACGCTCTGAAGAAGGAAGGCGTGCTCACCGCCCTGGTGCCCGTTGAGCTCGGCGGCATGGGAGCCACGCTCACGGATATCAGCAACGCGATCCGCGTGCTCGCTCGGTACTGCTCGGCGACGGGCGCTGCGCTGGCAATGCACACGATTGAAATCTTCCTTCTGCTGAAGTACGGCACCACCCCGGCCCTTCGAGCCCTGCTTTCGGAGATCGTCGACAAGCAGTTGCTCATCGCGAACGCGAACAGCGAGGCCGGCCTCGGTGGCGATGTCATGCGCAGTATCGCCGCGCTCGAGCCGGACGGCGACGGCTGGCGGCTCGACAAGCAGTCATACGCGGTCTCGTACGGGCTGAGCGCGGACCTCATCGCGTGCACCGCACGTCGCAATCCAGATGCGGCCGAGACCGACCAAGTGTCGGTGCTCTTCCGCGCAGCGAAATTCAGTCTCGACCCGACGAGCGGCTGGGACACGCTCGGCCTTCGCGGCACGTGCAGCACAGGAATCCATCTCACCGGGCACGTGACCGACGACGACATTTTTCCCGTACCATTCGCGGATATCGCCAATGGCGGCGGCGGTCAGCTTCGACACGTCCTTCTGACCGCCGTATGGACCGGCCTCGCCGAGGCTGCCTTGGAGGAAGCGCACGCCGCTGTACGCGTCTCCGCCCGGCGCAGCATCGGCAAAACCCCCATGTCGGCGATGCGCCTGGCTGAGATGGCGGCAGACGTCCAAGCAGCGCGCAGCACGCTTGCGGAGGCCCTACGCCGTGTGGAGGCGGCGGCGGCCGCCGACGACCTCGAGAACATCGATCTCATCATGACGCTTCGCAACGTCAAGGTGATCACCACCACGACCGCCGTGCATACAGCCACCAAGGCACTCCAGATCTGCAGCATCAACGGTTTCCGCCGCGGCAAGGAGTACCGGCTCGAGCGAGTGATCCGCGACGCTCATGGCGGGCTCATCATGGTGGGCAACGACCGTTACCTCGACGAGAACGCGGAGATGCTCGCCGTCCGGAAATCGATCTGA
- a CDS encoding ATP-grasp domain-containing protein, with protein MARQPDNAELPTLAYVYHPESFAPLSIIEAAESVCQLVWIVDSSQPAVATLRRLLERFGPVVDAAGRSLAAVAESVRDHAPDGIVSLHDADLVWTALLAEHLGLAFHSVETAIALTDKHVQRRALAEGGLPVPAFRVIPADADAMTVAGVAREFPFPAVLKPRRGQQSRDTLPIESGPELEVTVRELRARPGTPAEEYILEGYVPDTDAPLGGEGFANFVSVESVIENGRVAHASISARTPFRWPFRETGYFTPSALSPDVRADVLRAARDAALAVGVTVGCLHTEIKLTDAGPVVIEVNGRPGGGMSEMLERASGFSILRAALRLAVGAPVELEGPVPCDRIGYLLYVFPPWDAGVVDTVEGLSDLRAFDGVEEIVLVRGPGQRIDWREGSEAHVFHFTGTARDLDGLRRVIAASTTRVRINGHD; from the coding sequence ATGGCACGACAACCCGACAACGCAGAACTGCCGACGCTCGCGTACGTCTACCATCCGGAATCGTTTGCTCCGTTGTCGATCATCGAGGCAGCAGAGAGTGTCTGCCAGTTGGTCTGGATCGTCGACTCCTCACAGCCTGCAGTGGCCACGCTTCGGCGCCTGTTGGAACGGTTCGGTCCGGTCGTGGATGCCGCCGGCCGGTCCCTCGCAGCGGTCGCGGAGTCCGTGCGAGACCACGCCCCGGACGGCATCGTCTCACTGCACGATGCGGATCTGGTCTGGACAGCGCTCCTGGCCGAACACCTCGGTCTCGCCTTCCACAGCGTCGAAACTGCCATCGCGCTCACGGACAAGCACGTCCAGCGCCGGGCACTCGCGGAGGGTGGGCTTCCCGTTCCGGCCTTCCGTGTGATTCCCGCCGATGCCGACGCGATGACCGTGGCTGGGGTCGCCCGCGAGTTCCCGTTTCCTGCAGTCCTCAAGCCGCGCCGCGGCCAGCAGAGCCGCGATACGCTCCCGATCGAGTCCGGGCCGGAACTGGAGGTCACCGTCCGCGAACTGCGTGCACGACCCGGAACGCCGGCGGAGGAGTACATCCTCGAGGGGTATGTTCCGGACACCGATGCGCCGCTCGGCGGCGAGGGCTTCGCGAACTTCGTCTCGGTCGAGAGTGTTATCGAGAACGGCCGCGTGGCGCATGCCTCGATCAGTGCTCGCACCCCGTTTCGATGGCCATTCCGTGAGACGGGCTATTTCACTCCCAGCGCGCTCTCGCCCGACGTCCGGGCGGACGTTCTGCGCGCCGCTCGCGATGCGGCTCTCGCCGTGGGTGTGACTGTGGGCTGTCTGCACACGGAGATCAAGCTCACCGATGCCGGACCAGTCGTGATCGAGGTCAACGGTCGACCTGGCGGCGGGATGTCCGAGATGCTCGAGCGAGCCTCCGGCTTCAGTATCCTCAGGGCTGCACTTCGTCTCGCGGTTGGTGCGCCCGTCGAGCTCGAGGGGCCCGTCCCCTGCGACCGAATCGGGTATCTCCTCTACGTCTTTCCCCCGTGGGATGCCGGCGTCGTTGATACGGTCGAGGGCTTGTCCGACCTGCGGGCCTTCGACGGAGTCGAAGAGATCGTCCTCGTACGTGGTCCGGGGCAGCGCATCGACTGGCGCGAGGGGTCCGAGGCTCACGTCTTCCACTTCACTGGTACTGCCCGTGATCTCGATGGACTCCGCCGAGTAATCGCCGCGAGTACGACACGCGTGCGGATCAACGGACACGACTGA